The genomic window AAATCATCCTCATCCACACGTTTGTTGACACCtccaagaattctagtagattggtgaggcatgatttccctttacaaaagatgagttgactcttctccaacaaatcgtgttcatctatgtgcctataattctgttctttactatagtttcaaccagtttgcctggtactgaagttaggcttactggcctgtaactgtcaggatcacctctggaaccttttttaaaaatcattgtcacattaactatccaccagtcatctggtacagaggctgatttaagtgatgtaTTTCCTTGATTTcatatgagttccttcagaattcatgagtgaataccatctggtcctggtgacttattactgtttaatttatcagtttgttccaaaacttcctctaatgacacctcagccAGGGACAGTTCCTCAGCTTTGTCACCTAAAacgaatggctcaggtgtgggaaactCCCTCTcattctctgcagtgaaaaccaatgcaaagaattaatttagcttctgtgcaatggccttgtcttccttgaataCTCCTTGTGCACCTCAGTCATCCATGGGCCCACTGaccagcaggcttcctgcttctgatgtacttaaaaacatttttttgctgttagCTTTTGAGTCTTCTGCTAGttggtcttcaaattcttttttgacctgcctaattatacttttgcagttaacttgccagagtttatgctccgtTCTACTTTCCTTAGTAGGGTttcacttccaatttttaaaagatgtctttttgtctctaactgcctcttttacttttTTAGCCatggtgatttttttaattgttttttattatttttttggtcctcttactggtTGGTTATTTATTTggtacatttagtttgagcctttattatgatgttttttaaagcttccatgcagcttgcaggcatttcactcttgtgactgttccttctaatttccatttaactactCTCCTCATTATTtcactttttgaagttaaatgctactgtggtgagcTTCTTTAGTATTTTTCCCCCtaaaaggatgttaaatttaataacATTATGGTCGCTAggactgagcagttcagctacaTTCACCTCTTGAACCGGGTCCTGTGcaccactcaggactaaatcaagaattgcttctccccttgtgggttccaggactagctgctccaagaagccatcattaatggtgtctagaaattttatctctgcatcctgtcctgagttGACATGCACCCAATCAAAATGGAGATAGCTGAAATCTCTCACTATTATTGGACTTTCTGTTTTTgaagcctctctaatctccctgaccGTTTCACAATCACCAGCACCATCCTGATCAGGTGGCTGGCAGTATATTCTTTCTGCTCTACTCTTTAAGCATGggatttctatccatagagattctatggtgcagtttgattcatttaacatttttactatatttgactctcaCATatggtgccactcccccaccagtgcaacctactctgtcattcctatgtaTTTGGTATGCTGGTGTTACAGTGccccattgattatcattgttccaccaagtttctgtgatgcctgttatatcaatatcctcatttaacaccaggcactcaaattcacccatcttattatttaaacttcttgcatttgtatagaaGTACTTATAAAATTGGTCAATAttcagttgtctgccttcatgtgatataACTGAATTGGACTCTTTCTCATTTGACTTTTTCTTCAGCTCCTACCTGCACATCTAGCACGTCTATCCTCATCTCTTTCCTAGAATATCCTCTTCCCTAAGGGGATCCAAACCATGTGCTCCTttgcacctgttggctttccctcaGCCCTTACTCCTCTATGACTACCTTAATTTTGCATGCCAGCAGtttggttctgttttggtttaggtggagacCATCCTTCTTGTCTAGGCTCCTCCATTCCCAAAAGGTTCCTCAGTTCCTAATAAAATTAAACCCCTTCTCCAAACACCATTGTTTCAttcatgcattgagaccctgcagttctgcctgtctaactggccctgcacatggacctggaagcatttcagagaatgctaccatggaggtcctagaCTTGAATCTTTTACCTAGCAGCCAAAACTTTGCCTCCAGGATTTCTCTCCTACCTATCCTTATGTCATGTATCACAACACTgactgcacataagtctgtccAGATGTCTCCAGAGGTCCACAACCTTCACGCCCAGCAGACAATTTATCATGTgcttctcctggtcatcacaaacccaactatctagatttctaataatcaaatcccgCATtgctattacctgtctcttcctaataacaggGATCCCCTCCCCGGAAAGCTACTATGACATCATCTGTAAGGAGAGTCCAAACTACGGGATAATTTTTCTCCactccagcttgatgttctccttctcTGAGACTCTCCTCCTCCTCAACGGCACAGACTGCAGTGGGACCACTCTGCTGTGTCCTGGAAGGTCTTGCCTGTGTACCTGTCTACCTCCCTCAGCTCCTTCACTTCAAGCACTCTGGTCTCCAGAGGCTGAGTACTGGCTATGAGGGCCATgagctgccccctgcccacagggcaggtactCAGCCATGCGGCAGTCAGTGCAATGAGCTGGCTAGCCCATTGTCacagtccccgggcgatgctctggaactgctccccaccaagccaggcaggactttggggagcctcctctcccttggagcagacttgttcagggcaagaagctcacacgtcttcacctcctgggtctctccttggcgcattcagcatcctctgcccctccgtgcgcttcccacagtgagcccgccccagcggggtcctggggaagccacagggtcctgcacccccactttgcagtcagacgtgactctcagccagccagtaacacagaggtttattcgatgacaggaacagggtctaaaacagagcttgtagatacagcgaaccggacccctcggctgggtccattctggggggcagtgagccagacccccacatctgcacttcactcctcatccccagccagctccagcccaacaaccccctccaacccctcctctctcctctgcccctttcccgggccaggaggtcacctgatctctttgtctccaacaccttcagctggcacctttgcagaggaggggcccaggccatcagttgctaggagacagattgccaggcatttaggtgcactggccccttcctctgcagcaatcacacccccttattccaccacctagatattaagaactgcacaggggacactgaggcaccaacacagtattcagagaaaacattaagaacattcccagttcgtcacatctctcccgccttccagactgaactgagcgaggtcactttagccagtgacctggggaagttcgaacccaccaacatTCCCAGGCATGCTCCAGCATCTCTCctattccttggtgtgagttacaccaggacagtccagtctcacaccCTCCCTTAGGTCAGGTGTCCTTGATGGCACTctcaggccgcatgtgggaaggtttacgCAGCCCGTactcttttgccaccccaatacccctggagTTCAAACTGGGACgaggtcttctcccagcaccctgctctgtgatttgggctctcttggttaagagctcccatcttggccttggccagctgctTCCCACCTTGTTGCCCatatacaacacctctgccgtccccaccttacactttctagcttttaccgtcagtcccacctccctgaggcagcccagcaccctcttcacctgggacacctgttccaggtctggctaaagatgcacatgttatcagtgtacaccagggccaagttctccactgccctctgcttgtctagaatctccccaggcctaggcatggggtcggcatcggacactgtgatggctttaagcttcccaaggtccccactaaaccagatcatcccaTCTTCCTGGGGGACCAGCCctatgggtgaggcccatgggatGTTGAATGGCTGGatcacatctaaagccagcaggtccttgacctctctctccaggttctgggttgctttcccagtgactctgaatgggaaacACTTGATGGGgggattggctcccacctcagggaagagatccaccaGGGGTtatccccccttctcctcccaatcctccctttTTAGGTCCAGGGATTTCCTCACTCTCCttgcatccagcagctcgaacgggaagaacctgGTGGATTCCTGCggtgccaccagctgcctcccgattccccccagttctacttccccttggggtgcccattcctggtacaggaatcccttctcccacaggactctgtccctgcagccttccccaagggggtttgcagcgctgtggccagcaagttccctcagtttctccaaggagggatccttctgcagctcggtctggggcagggagtgggacctgctccctctcgctggctgggcctggggtcacagcccccctgagccctgtccctggtagctccctccctgctgtgtaatcacttcccagcagcacgtctggaccaggcaaacctggttggcagccaacctgccctgcctgggtgtccccccactcagctggggtctcagctccccccgtgctcagcgctgcccttgctgtcccagtgggggcaggcagcgagctctctgctctggtcacagcatcagagccagcgtgagccccctctccagtgtgcagggggacggggagcatctctccctcccactcagccccaggggcctggttacaggtaggcaggtatcctgagcccagcagcccctccaccctgccagccaggtcatttgcattttcactgaccatttccttcccagccaattggttccctggatttgaattcaaatccttggccattacaggagcagggcctggatcctgtcccaaagagacacagtcaccccccaacagggcttCACAGCCAATATatggagaaccccaatgaccacCCAGCCCGTCCCCTCCtaggtctgcacagggatccgggccacAGGCGGGGCGAGGGGCTTCATCCCGGGGACCtccacccaggtcccacagcccctcagcctctgcagctgcaccaccacagttctctctgtccccaggtcttgccaccccaggcatgttttcccactgacccctgggcagccccctatgtctctccgctCTACCAttgccagtccatgctgctgttgCTTCTCCTGGAGAGGAGAGAGCAGAGGCTGAGTCCACAGGGCCCTCATGCAGCTGGAGGGCCTGGCCCCATGGAATGGGGATATAGCCAGGCCAGAAAACAGTGGTTCAAATTCTGTTTTTTGTGTCAGCTTTTATTCAGCCTCTGCTGGGTTGAGAGGAGGGAAGCTATCTGCCCAGGCCCCTGCTGGATGGGGCTGGGCTGTCTCACCAGTGCCTGGACCATGCAGGGTCGGAGTGGGCTGTCTCACCAGGGCCTGGGTCCCTGTGGGTGTGGGTAGACTGTCTCAGCAGGGCCTGACCCCTGAAGGGTGTGGGTTGGCATGGGTTATCTCACCAGTGCCTGGACCCCTGCAAGGTCAGGGTGGGGTAGGTCTGTCTTGGCAGGGCCTGGCCCCTGCAGGGTCACCTCTGGCTGGCACTTGATTCTGTATCCTTGCCTTGGGTAGGGGACAGGGATTGCAAGAAGGGGCTCACTGTGCACAGGGGCTGGGGGCAAGGCGTGGTGTCTGGCAGCAGGGAGGGTGggcctgggatgggggagggagcagctgcccccccaccccacactagGTCCTTCGCACCTTGGGGGCTGAGGGGCCATGTCAGGAACCAGAACCTCCTACTGTGCACTGGACCCCCTGTGCAACCGGCCTCCGGGCCCCGCTGGCCTGGCTCTCTGCCACCCCAGCTGGGAGTGCCCAGGGTGCAGGAATGCCGAGGTCCGAGTAGGGGGATGGGATTTCCCTGCTCCGGCTTTTGGGAGCCAGGCAGGCTCCTGTCTGGAGCTGTAGGCCGTGAGGCCAGCTCCCCCACCCGGTAGCACTCCAGGCAGCTGCAGGGcgcccagccctggggaaggcAACTCCAATCCCTGTGGCTGAGCTCGGCCACTCGGCCAGGACTCAGGCTCTGGGCAACCTGGGCAGGTGCGTGTGACTCTCAAAGTAGTCAGCGCAGTGCTCCAGGGCGCAGTCCTGGGACAGACTGGACTGACCCACCTGCCCTGGctgcaatgggagctggatctgGGTGTGCCCAGGGCACCCTGTAACCCTGAAACCAGCCCTTGCTCTGAGGGACCCCCGGCAGCAAGCCGGACTGAACCCCAGGGCGCTGCACCCTGCCCCGCCGGcacaagccccctgccccagggccaccTGGGCCTGCTCAGGACCCTCCCGCACGTCTCTCGCCCTCtgccctgggagctgctgctcctccgtcccggggctgcagcctgggtcgCCCGACGCCACAGAGCGAGTCCCCGAGAGCCCCGGGCCGAGGCCGGCGCCAGCCCCGAGCGCCCGCCGTGACCCGACGGGGCGAGCCGCGGCCGCCTACCCGCCAGCAGCTGCATCCAGGCGCAGATCTTGTAGACCGTGGCGGTGTTGCAGAAGAAGAAGAGCGCGAAGCAGGTGATGCAGCCCAGGATCAGCACCATGGAGAGCAGCACGAAGAAGGAGGCCGCCTTGAAGGCGCCCGAGGGGATGGTGCTGAAGTCGGCGAAGGAGCCGCGGCAGGCGAGCTCGCGGCTGGCCAGCCCGTTGCCCACGCAGTAGTGGAAGAGGCCGAAGTAGCCCGGCTTGGGCGTGTTGACGCTGTCCCCGATCCAGTAGGGCTGGATGAAAACCACCACGTTGATGATGGCGAAGCAGATGGTGAAGATGGCCCAGAGCACCCCGATGGCCCGCGAGTTCCGCATGTAGTTGTCATGGTAGAGCTTGGAGGCCTCCTGCGAGGGCAGCATCGTGCCGGGCTGGGGGCAAGGGGCGGCCGGGGTGCGCGGGGCGCAGGGGCTGGGGGCGCGGGGCGGCCGGGGTGCGCGGGGcgcaggggctgggggcaagggGCGGCCGGGGTGCGCGGGGcgcaggggctgggggcaagggGCGGCCGGGGTGCGCGGGGcgcaggggctgggggcaagggGCGGCCGGGGTGCGCGGGGcgcaggggctgggggcaagggGCGGCCGGGGTGCGTGGGGCGCAGGGCCTGGGGGTGCGGGGCGGCCGCGGGGCGCGGGGCTGGGGGCGCAGGGGCTGGGGGCGCGGGGCGGCCGGGGTGCGCGGGGCGCAGGGGCCGGAGTGCGCGGGGCGGGCAGCGCAGCCGCAGCTAGGCGGAGGGGAGATGCCCCGGGAGGGGCTCCTGTGCGGAGGCTGAGCCCGGGGGGTGGCCTGCGAGGGGCCAGGCCATGGGGGGGGCTGCGGGCGGGGAGCCCTAGACGCGCCCGCTCGCTCCCACCAGCTGCAGCCGCCGCGACTCCATCTTTGCTGCCGCCTCCCTGCTCCTGTGCGCCGCGCGCTCCCCCGGCGGGGCGCGCTCCCGCGGCAATGCAGATTGGGGAGCGGGAGGGGGCCCGGGGCTGTTCCTCGCAGGGTCACAGCACCCAGACTGGCGCCCCCAGCTAGGCGGGGATGGGCACGGGTCCTTCAGTGGGAGTGGAGAGAAGGGgaccttttggaggggaccattCCCGCTGCGCTCTGCGCCCCCCAGGAACCCCGGGTCTGGGCTGGGGATTCTCCTGCCAGGAAAGCCCAATAGGGGGTGGGGAACTCCAGACCATGGGGAAGGGCCAGAAGGAGCCCAGGAATCTGCTCCTGGGGGGCTGAAGGGAGCTGCTTCTGCCCAGGGTGCAGGGtctgagcctccccccccccccactgccctgcctgcaggcTTGGAGAGCTCAGGTCGGCCAGGCcccctgctgctgggggcaggacccccagGCAGGTGatgcctggctggggggggggcagggctttggcgACCCGTGAGAAATGTCACGACGGCTGGGGATCCCTCCCCTCCAGGCTGAGCCAGGCCTGCCTATGCTGGAGGTCCCCTGCACAGCCATGTGCTGCAGGAATGTGTCAGGGCCACAGGGGCCTGTGCCCTGCCCtcagtgctgaccccagagcCCCAGTGCAGTGCTGGTGGGGGGCATGTGGCAGGAGGGGCCACCTTTAAACTGCCACTAAGCTTGGAGGTCCTGACcacccagagctgctgccagcctggTGCTTCCTGAGTTGCAGCATTGTTCTTTGCATCCTACTTTGGCACCCTGCCCTGCTGCTAAAAGCTGTCACCTGCTGGTGTCTCCCTTTCACTGCCTGGCTGCTGCCCCGTACTCAGTGGTGGGAAGCCCATGGGAAGCACAGGTAACAGCCCAGGCCACCTGCAGGCCTTGGTGTGTGATGGGAACTGGAGTCATGCGGTCAGGGCACTGCTTGAGTGCCCAGACAGCCagggcag from Gopherus flavomarginatus isolate rGopFla2 chromosome 6, rGopFla2.mat.asm, whole genome shotgun sequence includes these protein-coding regions:
- the LHFPL4 gene encoding LHFPL tetraspan subfamily member 4 protein isoform X2, with protein sequence MLPSQEASKLYHDNYMRNSRAIGVLWAIFTICFAIINVVVFIQPYWIGDSVNTPKPGYFGLFHYCVGNGLASRELACRGSFADFSTIPSGAFKAASFFVLLSMVLILGCITCFALFFFCNTATVYKICAWMQLLAALCLVLGCMIFPDGWDAETVRDMCGEKTGKYSLGDCSVRWAYILAIIGILNALILSFLAFVLGNRQNDLLHEELKTENKEDIM
- the LHFPL4 gene encoding LHFPL tetraspan subfamily member 4 protein isoform X1; translated protein: MLPSQEASKLYHDNYMRNSRAIGVLWAIFTICFAIINVVVFIQPYWIGDSVNTPKPGYFGLFHYCVGNGLASRELACRGSFADFSTIPSGAFKAASFFVLLSMVLILGCITCFALFFFCNTATVYKICAWMQLLAALCLVLGCMIFPDGWDAETVRDMCGEKTGKYSLGDCSVRWAYILAIIGILNALILSFLAFVLGNRQNDLLHEELKTENKDFVGTARI